The Gadus morhua chromosome 10, gadMor3.0, whole genome shotgun sequence genome segment ATCTCAAATGTTCGACGTTTTTCGTAATCGATTTTGCCGCTCAATGTCACAGCCCCATTTTCTTCATTCACTTCAAATATTCCTAAGGTGTTTCCTGACATACTTGAAATTGAGTACGTTATTTTACCATTTTCTCCGTCATCTGCATCAGTCGCAGTGACCGTAGTAACAATTGTTCCTAACGGAGCGCCTTCTTTAATAGACGCTTTGTAAACAGACTGGGTGAAAACGGGAGCGTTATCATTAGCGTCTAAAACCGAGATCAGGATCTGCATTGTTCCAGACATCTGCGGCTCACCGCCATCGACTGCCGTTAACACTAAAGAGAGGTGTTCATGTTGTTCTCTATCGAGAGGTTTTTCTAAAACCATTTCTATGTTTTTGATGTCTCCTGCTTCACCGTGTAATTTAAGGACGAAGAAATCAGTCGGTTTTAGGATATATGTTCTTAAGCCATTTGTTCCGACATCCGGATCATTTGCCATGTCTAATATGAATTTAGCTCCATTTACGGCGGACTCGCTTATTTTAAATTTCACGTTGTTTTTTTGAAAGAATGGGGTATTATCATTCACGTCTGTAATATCAATACTAATACTGTAGAATTCCATCGGGTTTTCTAATATGATCTGAAAATGTAGTGCACAAGGCGTCGTTTGTCCGCAGATTGCCTCTCTGTCTATTCTGTCTTTGATAACGAGGACTCCTCTTTCCCTGTTCAGCTCGACATATTCGATGGTGTCACGGGTAAAAATACGGGCTTTACCTGACTTCAGTCTCTTCACATCCAAGCCTAAATCCTGTGCTATATTACCGACTACTGAGCCTTTCGCCATCTCTTCAGGTATGGTGTAGCTGACCTGCCCACGAACCGAGCTGAGACAGAAGATCCAGATAAATAGAAGCCATCCGACGTAGCGTCCCATTGTTCTTTCCCAAGTGTCGTTGTATTCTCAATGAAAACGTAAAGACCCTTTTTAGTCTTTGATATTCCACAAAACATGAGCCAGAACACGTCGACAACAGCTTACATGTTGAACGAAAGAAACAAAGAGCGATGCTGCTTCAAGCTTTTTCGTCTCCTTGTAAAATGCAATGCCCTCGTCCATAGAagggaaaataataaaaccGATATGGTGGGAGGTACTGCACAAGATGGACTTTCAGTGGGACATTCTGGTCTATAGCGGCCCTCAGAGTCCAAACGGCAAAACTACAATGCATTTAAATCAAACAAAAAGTTGAGTGACGCAGGTTACAGGCTAAATGAATCATGTTATAAATTAAGACATGGTTTTTGCCGAAAACATTTATGTAGCTATCTGCACTAATCACATGGTCCAAAGAATTGAATTCTTAAAAATATAGTTTTTACTGAAAAATATGTTAGGATGATGGGAAGCATGAATGGATTAAGTATTGCAGCTGAATGAAGGAAACCAGTTAGCAAGTTGAAAATAGCCTATCGATTCATAATGTAAACACAgtagctgtccatggtgctagACATGAGGGAAATGGCAGATTAATACAAAATAGAACATTCTGTCAGTGATATCTAACCTCCAGTGGAGAGTCTGGTTCATCCAGGATGCTCTTTTCACTCTGTATTCTCTGCATGGTCCCTGTAGAACTGGGGTCCATTATCAGAACGTTCTGACTACCAGCGTTGCCGAATTTACAGTCACTCTTCCTGGAGTCAGTGGTCCTGCACACCTCGTAATTGTACACGTGCTGGAGAGTCCCTGTCCCCAAAGTGTCAGAGTAACGTGGTGGATAATACGGGATCACTGGGAGACTGGAATGATACTGGATACGAGACTGTCTCCATCTGTAGATTTTCACTGATATGATCACCACTAAAcacgtgatgaagagaaaggaaaCCACAGCCAAAGCCAAGACCAAGTAAAAAGTCAGGTTGTCATTGTACTCCTTGTCGTGTGTAAAGTCAGTGAACTCCGATAGCACTTCAGGGAAGCTGTCCGCCACCGCCACGTTAACAATGACTGTAGCTGAACGAGAGGGCTGTCCGTTGTCCTCCACTATAACAGTCAGTCTTTGTTTCACAGCATCTTTATCAGTGACTTGGCGGATAGTTCTTATTTCTCCATTCTGTAAGCCCACTTCAAACAGCGCCCTGTCTGTGGCTTTCTGTAGTTTATAGGAGAGCCAGGCATTCTGTCCAGAGTCCACATCAACAGCCACCACTTTAGTGACCAGATAGCCCACATCTGCTGAACGAGGCACCATTTCAGCCACCAGAGAACCACCAGTCTGGACTGGATACAGAACCTGAGGGGCGTTGTCGTTCTGGTCCTGGATCAGTATTTTCACACTCACATTACtactgaggggaggagagcctcCATCCTGTGCTTTAACACGGAACTGAAAGTCTTTAATCTGCTCGTAGTCAAAAGAGCGGACTGCATGTATTACTCCACTGTCAGCACTAACAGACACATAGGAGGAGACGGGCACGCCGTTTAAAGAGGAGTCCTCCAGTATGTAAGACACATGTGCATTCTGGTTCCAGTCAGTGTCTCTAGCTTTTACAGTGAATATAGAGATACCTGGTGTATTGTTCTCTATAAGATAAGCCTCATAAGAAGGTTTTTCAAAAGAAGGGACGTTATCGTTTACATCTGAGATCTGTAGATTGAGAGTAACGCTGCTGGTGAGTGAAGGTTCTCCCTGATCAGAACACGTCACACTGATGTTATACGCAGATTCTCTTTCTCGGTCCAAATCATTGTCCGTCACTAAACTGAAGAAATTATTTGACGTCGCCATCAAAATGAATGGCATGTTTTCATTGATGGCACAGTTAACTTTTCCATTATCACCCGAATCTTGATCCTGAATGTTAATCATTGTTACAACAGTGTTGGATTTTGCATTTTCTGATATAACGTTTGATTTAGACATTATATTAATAACAGGCATATTATCATTCATGTCAACTATATCAACAATAACTTTGCTGGAATCTGTTAATCCGCCTTCATCACTTGCACGAACATTTATTTGGAACGTGTGTGCCCTTTCATAGTCTATATTACCAACTAACCGCACCACGCCGCTTTCTTCATTCACTTCAAACACACGTCTTACATCATCCATTGTGTTCGTGATTGAATATATTACCTTTCCATTTAAACCCTGATCTGCATCAGAAGCACTGACCGTGGTCACCATGGTGCCTTTTGGAGAATTCTCCATCACAGTAGCTTTATATATCGACTGCGTAAAGACAGGAGCATTATCATTAGCATCCAGCACAGTGATGAGAATCTGCATTGTTCCAGACATTTGTGGCTGTCCGCCGTCCACAGCCGTCAAAATTAGAGACATATGCTCATGTGTTTCCCTATCGAGAGCTTTCTGCAAAACCATCTCGACATTTTTCGATCCGTCTGCTTGATTATGTATTTTCAGAGCAAAATTTTCAGAAGGTTTTAGAACGTAATTCTCCAGATCGTTGTTGCCAACGTCTAAATCCATAGCTCTTTCCAAAACAAATTTCGATCCAACGCCTGCAGATTCACTAATTTTGAATTTCATTTCGGCTTTCTCAAAGGTTGGTGCATTATCGTTAATGTCTGTGATCTCGATAGATACGCTGTAAAACTCCATCGGATCTTCTAATATTATTTGGAAATGTAACGAACAAGGCATCGTCTGTTCGCAAAGCGCCTCTCTGTCTATTCTGTCTTTGATAAGGAGGACTCCCCGTTCTTTATTTAGTTCGATGTAAACTGTGCTATCACCGGAATAAACACGAGCTTTACCTGACGCGAGTCGTTTGACATCTAAACCTAGATCCCGTGCTATATTTCCCACTAAAGATCCTTTCGCCATTTCCTCAGGAATGGTGAAGCTGATCTGCCCGAGCACCGAACAAACGGAGACGACAGAGACGATGAACAGTACTTGCTGCGCCATTGTTTTCCTGGATATATCCAAAAGAAGGTCAAATAAAGCGTCCATCCGTTATCTCACAGCTCATTTAAAAAGGTTTCATGCTTTCACAAAATAAAAGGCAATGTTCCAAACGTCCACAAAAATATCCGAGAGACGTTGTTCCCGTGTCCGTTGTCCTTCCCTATCTGTGCTGCTGTGCTTTGTGCGTCTGTGCTACGGAGAAAATGCTTCACATCCGAACTAAAACGAAACATGTTGGCCAACAGCGGCCCTAAGAGCCCAGAGCAGAAAACTACACAAAACTGGAATCAGGCGAACTTACTGCATTAAGCCTACCTATTTATTTCACAATGGATCTGTTGAGACACTCTCATTATATATGTTGGAAAAGAAAATAGTgtcaatgaatgaaaaaatacacTTCATGAATAAAAATGAATAGATAATAACGTTTAACAAACCCACCAATGATGGGTTAATGTGATTTGTATGTTAATCAAAATATACCTCAATGCAACACTACTGCTATCCAAGGTCCTGAAAATACTACAGATATATCAGTTAACGTGTCAACATTATGTACATTTGGCAATCAACAAATCTTAAAATGTAGTATCACTTCTAACCTCAAGTGGAGAATCTGGTTCATCCAGGATGCTCTTTTCACTCTGTATTCTCTGCATGGTCCCTGTAGAACTGGGGTCCATTATCAGAACGTTCTGACTACCAGCGTTGCCGACCTTACAGTCACTCTTCCTGGAGTCAGTGGTCCTGCACACTTCGTAATTGTACACGTGCTGGAGAGTCCCTGTCCCCAAAGTGTCTGAGTACCGTGGTGGATAATATGGGATCACCGGGAGACTGGAATGATACAGGATACGAGACTGTCTCCATCTGTAGATTTTCACTGATATGATCACCACTAAAcacgtgatgaagagaaaggaaaCCACAGCCAAAGCCAAGACCAAGTAAAAAGTCAGGTTGTCATTGTACTCCTTGTCGTGTGTAAAGTCAGTGAACTCCGAGAGCACTTCAGGGAAGCTGTCCGCCACCGCCACGTTAACAATGACTGTAGCTGAACGAGAAGGCTGTCCGTTGTCCTCCACTATAACAGTCAGTCTTTGTTTCACTGCATCTTTATCAGTGACTTGGCGGATAGTCCTTATTTCTCCATTCTGTAAGCCCACTTCAAACAGCACCCTGTCTGGGGCTTTCTGTAGTTTATAGGAGAGCCAGGCATTCTGTCCAGAGTCCACATCAACAGCCACCACTTTAGTGACCAGATAGCCCACATCTGCTGAACGAGGCACCATTTCAGCCACCAGAGAACCACCAGTCTGGACTGGATACAGAACCTGAGGGGCGTTGTCGTTCTGGTCCTGGATCAGTATTTTCACACTCACATTACtactgaggggaggagagcctcCATCTTGAGCTTTAACATGAAACTGAAAGTCTTTAATCTGCTCATAGTCAAAAGAGCGGACTGCATGTATAACTCCACTGTCAGCACTAACAGTCACGTAAGAGGAGACGGGTACGCCGTTTAAAGAGGAGTCCTCCAGTATGTAAGACACATGTGCGTTCTGGTTCCAGTCAGCGTCTCTAGCTTTTACTGTGAATATAGAGATACCTGGTGTATTGTTCTCTATAAGATATGCCTCATAAGAAGGTTTTTCAAAAGCAGGGACGTTATCGTTTACATCTGAGATCTGTAGATTGAGAGTAACGCAGCTGGTGAGTGAAGGTACTCCCTGATCAGAACACGTCACACTGATGTTATACGCagattctctctctcggtctaaATCATTGTCTGTTACTAAACTGAAGAAATTATTTGATGTCACCTTCAAAATGAATGGCATGTTCTCATTAATGGCACAGTTAACTTTTCCATTGTCACCCGAATCTTGATCCTGAACGTTAATCATTGTTACAACAGTGTTGGATTTGGCATTTTCTGAGATAATGTTTGATTTAGACATTATATTAATAACAGGCGTATTATCATTCATGTCAACTATATCAACAATAACTTTGCTGGAATCTGTTAGTCCGCCTTCATCACTTGCACGTACATTTATTTGGAACGTGTGTGCACTTTCATAGTCTACATTACTAACTAACCGCACCTCGCCGCTTTCTTCATTCACTTCAAACACACGTCTTACATCATCCATTGTGTTCGTGATTGAATATATTACCTTCCCATTTAAACCGTGATCTGCATCAGAAGCACTGACCGTGGTCACCACGGTGCCTTTTGGAGAATTCTCCATCACAGTAGCTTTATATATCAACTGTGTAAAGACAGGAGCATTATCATTAGCATCTAGCACAGTGATGAGAATCTGCATTGTTCCGGACATATGTGGCTCTCCACCGTCCACAGCCGTCAAAACGAGAGACATATGCTCCTGTGTTTCCCTATCGAGAGCTTTCTGCAAAACCATCTCGACATTTTTCGTTCCGTCTGCTTGGTTATGCATTTTTAGAGCAAAGTTATCGGAAGGCTTTAGGATGTAATTCTGCAGGTCGTTATTGCCAACGTCTAAATCCATAGCTCTTTCCAAGACAAATTTCGATCCAACGCCTGCAGATTCACTAATTTTGAATTTCATTTCTTCTTTCTCAAAGGTTGGGGCGTTATCGTTAATGTCGGTGATCTCGATAGATACGGTGTAAAATTCCATCGGGTCTTCTAATATTATTTGGAAATGTAACGAACAAGGCGTCGTCTGTTTGCAAAGCGCCTCTCTGTCTATTTTGTCTTTGACAAGGAGTACTCCCCTTTCTTTATTTAGTTCGATGTAAACTGTGTTATCACCGGAATAAACACGAGCTTTACCTGAAGCTAGTCTTTTGAAATCTAAACCTAGATCCCGTGCTATATTTCCCACTAAAGATCCTTTTGCCATTTCCTCAGGAATGGTGTAGCTGATCTGCCCGAGCACCGAACAAACGGAGACGACAGATACTAGGAACAGTACTTGCTGCGCCATTGTTTTCCTGGATATATCCAATAGAAGGTCAAACAAAGGGTCCATCAGTTATCCGACAGCTCATTTATAAAAAGGTTCATGCTTTCACGAAATAAAAGGCAATATTCCAAAAGTCCAAGAAAATATCCGTTGGACGTTGTTGCCGTTGTCCGTcgtccttccctctctgtgcTGCTGTGCTTTGTGCGTCTGTGCAACGGAGAAAAGGCTTCACATCCGAACTAGAACGTAACACGTTGGCCAACAGCGGCCCTAAGAGCCCAGAGCACAAAACTACAGAGAAGTGTAATCAAGCGATTTTACTGCATTAAGCCTACCTATTTATTTCAAGATAGCCATCTATTGTCATTGTAGGATATGATGGAAAAGAAAATAGTGGCAATAATTGTAAATTAAGGAGAAAATACACTTCAATgttaaaattaataaataaaaacatgacaaagCCACCAACACCACTGATGTGTTAATGGCGTTTGCTTGTAACCAAAGATAACTATCCTCAACACTGCTACTTTCCAAGGTTCTGAAAAGAACACTGCTCAGTTTGTTAACTTATAGGCCTACCCGTTacagtttatttttattaaatatatgttGCCATTTCTGGGTGGCTATTGTGATTTTGAAATGAACGAACTAGTGACGtggttattttaattatttgcataTCAGGAGAATCGCTGTGTTAAGCAGACTATGTGTGCACAGTGCACGAGACAAAATAACTGTTAAAGAATGGGCTGGAGAGGGCACGAGGACACAGGAGAAGAACGACAATTTGGAGGACAGAAGAGTTTCAGCAAAGAGTAACGAAAATAAGTATTATTCGTTATGATATAGTCCATTCTAAATGAGTTGAACGTCCGTTacgtgtttattgttttttccgACGCGTTTGTTTTGAGTACACAGCTAGGGGAGGCTATACTGTAGACTAACGCTGACCACAGTATAGGCCTATAATATGTTGGGCAATACGCGGACACCCTTTATTAAACGTTAGGTGTCAAGAATGAAGTTTCAACCGGTTGCTCTTTTCCCCCTCATTGTTTTCCCAGACTGGATTTGATTAAGAAGATTTCGAAATGATATTTTCCGTTGGACAAGTCATAGCCAGCGTCTCTCTTCACGGCTGACGTCACCCGCCGGAAACACAGCCACTCTCTGCGGGCCGGTAAAACATGATCGGTAAGcaatttctttctttatatatttatttcgatttttttttattttggggaTCTTTTATATAATGTTTTAGTGTATTTTCCTGTTCGTATGTAATCAGATAATTTAATTGTCCATTTGATTATTTTACAATACGTTTCCTTGTTTAAAGCAATATACTTTAGAACTAGTAAAACACTATTGTGATTAATTGTATTTCCCATTCGGCTAAAATAATCAATTCATatgaaaataaaagtaattacATGTAAGCTTATAGATGGAGGCACCACCGGTAATATTTGTGTTCTGATTTGACTAAACACACGTGTCACATATATTCCATGAAAATTCACTTAATACCAGAACATAAGAAAAACACATGTTAGGATCACATCTACATTTCACAATCAAGAAAATAACCTTGAATTAAGTGCCATTTCTAACCTCAATCGGAGAGTCTGGTTCATCCAGGATGCTCTTTTCACTCTGTATTCGCTGCATGGTCCCTGTAGAACTGGGGTCCATTATCAGAACGTTCTGACTACCAGCGTTGCCGAACTTACAGTCACTCTTCCTGGAGTCAGTGGTCCTGCACACCTCGTAATTGTACACGTGCTGGAGAGTCCCTGTCCCCAAAGTGTCTGAGTACCGTGGTGGATAATATGGGATCACCGGGAGACTGGAATGATAAAGGATACGAGACTGTCTCCATCTGTAGATTTTCACTGATATGATCACCACTAAACACGTGATGAAGAGAAACGAAACCACAGCCAAAGCCAAGACCAAGTAAAAAGTCAGGTTGTCATTGTACTCCTTGTCGTGTGTAAAGTCAGTGAACTCCGAGAGCACTTCAGGGAAGCTGTCCGCCACCGCCACGTTAACAATGACTGTGGCTGAACGAGAGGGCTGTCCGTTGTCCTCCACTATAACAGTCAGTCTTTGTTTCACAGCATCTTTATCAGTGACTTGGCGGATAGTTCTTATTTCTCCATTCTGTAAGCCCACTTCAAACAGCGCCCTGTCAGTGGCTTTCTGTAGTTTATAGGAGAGCCAGGCATTCTGTCCAGAGTCCACATCAACAGCCACCACTTTAGTGACCAGATAGCCCACATCTACTGAACGAGGCACCATTTCAGCCACCAGAGAACCACCAGTCTGGACTGGATACAGAACCTGAGGGGCGTTGTCGTTCTGGTCCTGGATCAGTATTTTCACACTCACATTACtactgagaggaggagagcctcCATCTTGAGCTTTAACATGAAACTGAAAGTCTTTAATCTGCTCGTAGTCAAAAGAGCGGACTGCATGTATAACTCCACTGTCAGCACTGACAGACACATAGGAGGAGACGGGCACGCCGTTTAAAGAGGAGTCCTCTAGTATATAAGAGACACGGGCGTTCTGGTTCCAGTCTGCATCTTCTGCTTTGATTGTGAATATAGATTGGCCTGGTGTGTTGTTTTCAACAATGTACTCCTCAAAGTTATTTTTATCAAAAACAGGAGCATTGTCATTGACGTCTGAAATAAGTAAGGTTAGATTGACGCTGCTGGAAAGCGAGGGTACTCCTTCATCTGAACAGATCACACTGATATTGTAATTAGATGCCTTTTCCCTGTCCAGGCTGCTTCCTGTTATAAGGCTATAGAAACTACCGGATGTGCTTTCAATTGAAAATGGTATATTTTCATTAATCAAGCATTCAATGCGACCATTGCTTTCAGAATCAGGATCGTGTACACTCAGCATAGCTATAACTGTATTTGCAGAGGAATCCTCAGGTATTGATTGGGATTTAGAAATTACATTAATGATAGGGCTATTGTCATTTATGTCAGTTATATCCACAATGACCTTACTTGAATCTGACAGCCCTCCTCGATCAATTGCCTCTATATCAATCTGATAATGTTTAGCCTTTTCATAATCGATGGGCCCATCCAAGATAATGTCACCCTCTTTCGACATTTTAAAAAGCTTCGCCACACTATCCATTCTATTCCCGATGACGTATGTTACCTCCCCATTGGTATCTTTGTCTGCATCAGATGCACTCACTTTCGTTACAAGTGTTCCTTTAACGGAATTTTCTTTGAGGTTTGCCTTGTAAACGGATTGAGTAAAAACCGGAGCGTTGTCATTCACATCCAGGACGGTGATATAAATGTGCATTGTCCCAGACATTTGCGGCTCTCCCCCGTCTACAGCCGTTAAAATCAAAGAGATCGCCTCTTGTCTCTCTCGGTCAAGAGGTTTTTGTAAAATCATTTCTACTTTCTTACTTCCATCGACTTGACCATGTAGTTTAAGAACGAAATTGTCACTAGGCTTCAATATATAGCTTTGGAGACCATTACGTCCTATATCCAGGTCGATTGCTTTTTCTAACATGAATTTAGAACCTACAACCGCTGATTCGCTTATTTCAAAGCGTCTTTCCTGCGTAGGAAATATAGGATTGTTGTCATTAATGTCTGTGATTTCAACAATAATTGGGAATAATTCCATCGGGTTTTCTAGAGTAATCTGAAAATGTATAGCACACGGGGATGTCTGTTCACAAAGCGACTCTCTGTCTATTTTTTCCTTGATAACGAGTACTCCCCTTTCTTTATTCAACTCGATATATTCGGCACTTTTTCCGGTGTAGATGCGAGCTTGGCCTAATTTTAGTCTCTTTACGTCTATGCCTAAATCCTGAGCGATATTTCCAACCAATGATCCTTTCGCCATTTCTTCGGGAATCGAGTAACTGACCTGACCAGAAACCGAACAGAAAGAGAGGACGGAGATGAACAGCAGTAGGCCTCCTGGCACTCTCATTGTTCTATCCGACATTTCTGTATCTCCAACACGAGCCTCTTTCTCGATAACCATTACAATCCCATTTGGTTTTGAATAAAAAGGCAACCCAAAATGAAAAGTAGATCAACGGTCCACTGAAAATATCCCTGCTTGATATGTCCGTGCGTAGCAAAGGCGTTATCGTGGAAGGGGAAGACGACGTCTTTCTGTTATAAGGACAAGCTTATGTGCGGAGGTTCTACTTCGAGTTTTTTCATTAACTACCACAAACAGGCCAACAGCGGCCCGTTGAGCTCAGCAAGAGAAACTACATCATAAATTAATAATCTCACCATCATATACATTTGTTTAGACACAACTATAGCTCAAAACAAAAGGTTATGGTCCACAATAAGGGAAATACATTATTTAGttacatttttataataaaCGTGCAGAAACAAACCGAAAATGAATTAACTATTTGTTAAATGTTGACGTTAAAGGTAAATTGTGGAATGATGAAGACCAAACGAGTCTGAGTAGGGGAATGGATACGCCAGTGTGAAGATTCCTAGCTTCcactgtccatggtgctgaaatgCTGTGGCTAGAATGCGGTAATGTTCCACGAAGATGAGGCTGCTCAACAAAAGAGCGTGTGTATAAGTGTCTTTTTCTGCAATgttgattttattatattattatttggaCAGTAGATTAAGTAATGTAGATAAGACTGAACCATTCACATGCACAGCACTAGTCTGTGGGGatatttgtttttaaaatgcATTTACAGCAAATTTAGCTGAGCTCAGTAAA includes the following:
- the LOC115552155 gene encoding protocadherin gamma-A1 isoform X9, translated to MVIEKEARVGDTEMSDRTMRVPGGLLLFISVLSFCSVSGQVSYSIPEEMAKGSLVGNIAQDLGIDVKRLKLGQARIYTGKSAEYIELNKERGVLVIKEKIDRESLCEQTSPCAIHFQITLENPMELFPIIVEITDINDNNPIFPTQERRFEISESAVVGSKFMLEKAIDLDIGRNGLQSYILKPSDNFVLKLHGQVDGSKKVEMILQKPLDRERQEAISLILTAVDGGEPQMSGTMHIYITVLDVNDNAPVFTQSVYKANLKENSVKGTLVTKVSASDADKDTNGEVTYVIGNRMDSVAKLFKMSKEGDIILDGPIDYEKAKHYQIDIEAIDRGGLSDSSKVIVDITDINDNSPIINVISKSQSIPEDSSANTVIAMLSVHDPDSESNGRIECLINENIPFSIESTSGSFYSLITGSSLDREKASNYNISVICSDEGVPSLSSSVNLTLLISDVNDNAPVFDKNNFEEYIVENNTPGQSIFTIKAEDADWNQNARVSYILEDSSLNGVPVSSYVSVSADSGVIHAVRSFDYEQIKDFQFHVKAQDGGSPPLSSNVSVKILIQDQNDNAPQVLYPVQTGGSLVAEMVPRSVDVGYLVTKVVAVDVDSGQNAWLSYKLQKATDRALFEVGLQNGEIRTIRQVTDKDAVKQRLTVIVEDNGQPSRSATVIVNVAVADSFPEVLSEFTDFTHDKEYNDNLTFYLVLALAVVSFLFITCLVVIISVKIYRWRQSRILYHSSLPVIPYYPPRYSDTLGTGTLQHVYNYEVCRTTDSRKSDCKFGNAGSQNVLIMDPSSTGTMQRIQSEKSILDEPDSPIEQKPPNNDWRFTQGPRPGPSGPQMPYATHIRWTTKDGTRAAGGPEVAMGTGPWPQPPTEAEQLQALMAAANEVSEATGTLGPGTMGLSTRYSPQFTLQHVPDYRQNVYIPGSTATLTSNPQQQLMQQQQQQQQQQQQQQQQQQQQQQQQQQQQQQQAAAQQAPQQALPPSQASAQVEPPKAAQTPASKKKSTKKEKK
- the LOC115552155 gene encoding protocadherin gamma-A2 isoform X10, with the translated sequence MDPLFDLLLDISRKTMAQQVLFLVSVVSVCSVLGQISYTIPEEMAKGSLVGNIARDLGLDFKRLASGKARVYSGDNTVYIELNKERGVLLVKDKIDREALCKQTTPCSLHFQIILEDPMEFYTVSIEITDINDNAPTFEKEEMKFKISESAGVGSKFVLERAMDLDVGNNDLQNYILKPSDNFALKMHNQADGTKNVEMVLQKALDRETQEHMSLVLTAVDGGEPHMSGTMQILITVLDANDNAPVFTQLIYKATVMENSPKGTVVTTVSASDADHGLNGKVIYSITNTMDDVRRVFEVNEESGEVRLVSNVDYESAHTFQINVRASDEGGLTDSSKVIVDIVDMNDNTPVINIMSKSNIISENAKSNTVVTMINVQDQDSGDNGKVNCAINENMPFILKVTSNNFFSLVTDNDLDRERESAYNISVTCSDQGVPSLTSCVTLNLQISDVNDNVPAFEKPSYEAYLIENNTPGISIFTVKARDADWNQNAHVSYILEDSSLNGVPVSSYVTVSADSGVIHAVRSFDYEQIKDFQFHVKAQDGGSPPLSSNVSVKILIQDQNDNAPQVLYPVQTGGSLVAEMVPRSADVGYLVTKVVAVDVDSGQNAWLSYKLQKAPDRVLFEVGLQNGEIRTIRQVTDKDAVKQRLTVIVEDNGQPSRSATVIVNVAVADSFPEVLSEFTDFTHDKEYNDNLTFYLVLALAVVSFLFITCLVVIISVKIYRWRQSRILYHSSLPVIPYYPPRYSDTLGTGTLQHVYNYEVCRTTDSRKSDCKVGNAGSQNVLIMDPSSTGTMQRIQSEKSILDEPDSPLEQKPPNNDWRFTQGPRPGPSGPQMPYATHIRWTTKDGTRAAGGPEVAMGTGPWPQPPTEAEQLQALMAAANEVSEATGTLGPGTMGLSTRYSPQFTLQHVPDYRQNVYIPGSTATLTSNPQQQLMQQQQQQQQQQQQQQQQQQQQQQQQQQQQQQQAAAQQAPQQALPPSQASAQVEPPKAAQTPASKKKSTKKEKK